The following coding sequences are from one Nicotiana tomentosiformis chromosome 3, ASM39032v3, whole genome shotgun sequence window:
- the LOC104097042 gene encoding protein YLS7: protein MSSFSSKDASTLSYPKSLLSIVTTVGGLAVFLILASSFLVSQPIGTAVHEYFYGVHHLDRVTFDGDGVINDTANFNPIAVENKENENGVEDEKNQTSKPQDEMTESDAKGELIENSPQTTVFFESNSSVAQPHPKSKEEHGESNNSSLPKKTKNEGSLLSSDTRLEDVRSSSTGSNDINQTKLDPECDLYHGKWIYDLTGPLYRNDSCPVLSQMQNCQGNGRPDKDYENWRWKPAQCDLPRFDPKKFLELMRGKTLAFIGDSVARNQMESMLCILWQYEVPKNRGNKKMQRYYFRSTSTMIVRIWSSWLVNQTSEPLDFAPAGVVKLHLDVPDDGFMQYIPQFDVVVLSSGHWFAKQSVYVLNNEIVGGQLWWPNKSRKMKVNNIEAFGISVETILTAMATHPNFSGLTIVRSFSPDHYEGGAWNTGGSCTGKVQPAEDGELVENGFTNIMHEKQFTGYTRAIKKKTNKSALQFMDITEVFAYRHDGHPGPYRSPDPNKITKRGPDGKPPPQDCLHWCMPGPVDTWNELVFDLIGRDFQSRQSNAS from the exons ATGTCTTCTTTTTCATCTAAAGATGCTTCTACATTGTCCTATCCAAAGTCACTTTTGTCTATTGTAACTACAGTAGGGGGCCTTGCTGTGTTTTTAATCCTTGCTTCCTCATTTCTGGTCTCTCAACCTATTGGGACTGCTGTCCATGAGTATTTTTATGGTGTACACCATCTAGATAGGGTAACATTTGATGGCGATGGAGTTATTAATGATACCGCAAATTTTAATCCTATAGCAGTAGAAAACAAAGAAAATGAAAATGGAGTTGAGGATGAAAAGAACCAGACTTCCAAGCCtcaagatgaaatgacagaatCAGATGCAAAGGGGGAATTAATTGAAAATTCACCCCAAACAACTGTTTTTTTTGAATCGAATAGTTCTGTGGCTCAACCACATCCTAAATCGAAGGAAGAACATGGAGAGAGTAACAATTCTAGTTTGCCGAAGAAAACGAAAAATGAAGGGTCTCTTTTGTCCTCTGATACCCGTTTGGAGGATGTGAGGTCTTCATCTACTGGATCCAATGACATAAATCAGACTAAGCTAGATCCAG AATGTGATCTATATCATGGAAAGTGGATTTATGATCTGACCGGACCGTTGTACAGAAATGACTCCTGCCCCGTCCTGTCACAGATGCAGAACTGTCAAGGAAATGGAAGGCCTGATAAGGATTATGAGAACTGGCGATGGAAACCTGCTCAGTGTGACCTGCCACGATTTGATCCAAAGAAGTTTTTGGAGTTAATGAGAGGAAAGACTTTAGCTTTCATTGGTGACTCAGTTGCTCGCAACCAGATGGAGTCAATGCTGTGTATCCTTTGGCAG TATGAAGTTCCAAAAAATCGTGGAAATAAAAAGATGCAGCGATACTATTTCAGATCCACATCTACTATGATTGTCCGTATTTGGTCTTCATGGCTTGTTAACCAAACATCTGAGCCTCTCGATTTCGCGCCAGCAGGTGTAGTTAAGCTCCACCTTGATGTTCCTGATGATGGGTTCATGCAATATATCCCCCAGTTTGATGTCGTCGTGCTCTCCTCTGGTCACTGGTTTGCAAAGCAATCAGTTTACGTTTTGAATAATGAGATTGTTGGGGGACAATTGTGGTGGCCCAACAAGTCTAGAAAGATGAAAGTCAATAACATTGAAGCCTTTGGAATCTCTGTGGAAACCATCCTGACTGCCATGGCAACACATCCGAATTTCAGCGGTCTCACCATTGTACGTTCTTTCTCACCCGATCACTACGAGGGTGGAGCATGGAACACGGGAGGGTCATGCACCGGAAAAGTGCAACCTGCAGAGGATGGTGAACTTGTTGAAAATGGCTTCACAAACATAATGCATGAAAAACAATTCACAGGTTATACTCGTGCTATTAAGAAGAAAACCAACAAGTCCGCCTTACAATTTATGGATATCACAGAAGTCTTTGCATACCGCCACGATGGACATCCTGGTCCTTACCGGAGCCCCGACCCAAATAAAATCACAAAAAGAGGTCCTGACGGTAAGCCCCCTCCACAGGACTGCCTGCACTGGTGCATGCCAGGTCCTGTTGATACATGGAATGAGTTAGTGTTTGATCTCATAGGGAGAGACTTCCAGAGTAGACAGAGCAATGCTTCATAA